TTACAGTACGTagttcttttcttgttttggaTTTTTGCCATTATATCTATATTGTTGCAGCTCAGTTTGGGTGGTAAAGAGCAGCTTGGTGCTTTTGGCTGTTTTCAAGAATTCAGTTAATTTGCTGTTATCAGAAGAGCCTCTGTATCATTTATAGTTAgacgccccctgctggagacatCTTGTCTTAACCCTGTTTTGTTCTTGTCTTTTCATGCTCATTATGACATTTTATAATGTTACCACTGAGCAGATCAGTGTCTTTAACATCAGTCAGTATCTAATAAGTCAgttgttttgacattttggCTTAGAAAACATTTAACACTGAGTTGTAATGATTTTTTGCATTAGTGAGTCTGTTTCTTTAGTGACCATCATTTAGCATATAGCACTGTCAGATGTTATGCTAACCTAAGACACAGTTCAGTCTCCTGATCgtcatgtgttttcttttatctATGATTTCCTGCAGGTGCGAAAAGATAACATTGCTCCGATCTACGTCATCAACCTTTTCATTTCTGACCTCATTCAGCTCTGCTCTATGATCGTTTGGGTGGCAGAACCCAAGGATTGGAAAATCTATGAAATattcttttatatttattatttgggTGTGATGGCCAGTGTTGGCTTCATGGTGTGTGTTGCCCTGGAAAGGTAAATATATCTAGTGTGTGTCTAAATCCATTTTATGTTCGACCATCTTGTTACTAAGTCATTTTGATGCTCTTGTATTTTGCATTACAGGTATTTGGTCATAGCCTGGCCTCTGTGGTACCACAATAGAAAAACCATCAAGAGTTCTTTGGTCGTCTGCATCGTGGTCTGGTCACTTCCTGTCATCTATCTTGTTCTACCTTTGTGTTTCTGGGTTTCTTATGCAGTTGCAGACACCATGTTTGctgccttcctcctcatccCCTTCCCTTTGTTCATATTCTTCCTGGTTGGGACTCTTAGAGCTCTGTCCTCAGCCCGCAGTGTCCCCTCTGATGAGAAAAGAAGAATTGTAGCTATCTTGGTGGTTGCGCTGCTTATTTACACACTGCTCTTCCTGCCTTCCATCATTTGGTCCCTGGCAGAAGAAGCCAGCTATAACTGTGTTTTTAGTCATCTGACTTTCATTCTTCTTCAGCTGAGTCCTCTTGCAGATTTGATTATGTATGTTTTCATCAGGAAAGGTGCCATAGACAAACTTTTGACTTCACTCTGTTGCTCCAAAGTGAACAGTGATGAGATCACCAGAACAACAGCTTGAATAAAACTTAAGAAGAAAACTGCATAAACAGCTAAATGTTCTGTTGTCATAAAACAAAGGTTTTATTTATGTCATCATAACCAACAATTTCCTACTACAACATCTTATAACTAAATCCTTGTtttttatgtgcacacacacacatacagtatgtgtgtgtgtgtgtgtgtgtgtgtgtgtgtgtgtgtgcgtgtgtgtgtaagtaacaTACTATAAACATCTTTTTAAGTTAATTTAAGGTGAAGGATGATATGatactactattactactattactacttatggactgaagatagatatccattataatcaatgtttcatcttgcttgtcatgtttgctctgtactgtatcatgtttactgcattttgcagttttgcagtttgctcctctctctctctccttaggTAGGGAGGATCAGCTACATGGAaactatttttaattttttgctTCTACTTGTCAGGCTTCCGCTCCTGTGCCAGATTAATTTATATTctccttgttttattttgaaatcatgtGTCTCCCACCTCTCGCTGATTACGTGCCCCGCCCTAATGCCCCTAGTGTCTCACCTGTGTATTATTGTTTCCCCTGCCCTTGTGCCCTTTCCTGGTTTTTGTCTTTGCCTTATAGCTGTTGTGCACCTATAGTGTCAGACTGTCATTGAACAATAAAAGATTTATGGTATTCATTATAGCGATTTAACATGGCGTGTGATCCCTGCAGCAGTCTCCTCACACAGGGAAGAAACTACTCTTACATAAACTGAGATACTTTGTGTAGGCTGTCAAAACACAAAAGGAGGATGTGCACATTTTGAAAACACCACCGGGTTCACATCCTCTATAGCTTAGGAAGCATATCAATGTCACAACACACAACTTTAGACACAGGCTTTTTGTTTATGTATAGTATAGTACATAGTATAATATATATGGTTTTGCATGCTCTTCTCTAAATTGcctattttgttaaattattctatttttaatatatcTTAAACCTTCATAGCATTCAGAGTggacagcaaagtaagaatttcattgcacAGGGGAACCTATTTCcttactgtgcacatgacaataaacgctttgaatcttgaatgtttttctttgcatttaTCACATAGGTTTATCATCATAaatcttgtgttttatttagtttgttttatttattttaccttctgtactatattatatattatgatgtttgaatggtttgaatcggcccatgcattctgaaaatatgctgagccaaaaaacgtacagaataataataataataataagacggtttccacacatgtcctgaatgagctgaatcttttgatgtttgaatggtttgaatcggcccatgcattctgaaaatatgctgagccaaaaaacgtacagaataataataatacttgcatttcctgaagaaaatgcaagtttggttgccacagcaagtttgtttttaccaaaaaacaaactgtcatgcatccatgacaacctgaacctgagcagtctactcagaggagattttggatgcatggcaaccatgcatacatgagcaaccatgcatccatggcaacctgaacctATGAGCCGCCATTTGAAAACGGAGCtgaaagtagcatcagtctgtcaccatggtaacagaagaggagacctcaaaagtccctggccatttgaagacggggctgaatttccaaattctgtatgCAAGTTTTAAAGACCAagatgttggaagtattttaagcttcgaatggtttctccatcttgtaatttgtaggaggagtagcattttgcagaagacatggaaaatgtttaatatctttaatattataataagacggtttccacacatgtcctgaatgagctgaatcttttgatgtttgaatggtttgaatcggcccatgcattctgaaaatatgctgagccaaataacgtacagaataataattgctgggcaaccaaacataataataaagacgtagaagaacaagagtttggttgctgggcaaccaaactaataacaaaaagtgcatcagaatgaaatctcctaccctacctttaatgttatAAACCTCTTTGTATTGTTTTGACAGCTCATAAACATAAAACGGATGATCTAACGCTCTAACTAGCCTTCATGGCCTTTAAACACATCACATGAGATAGTCCCATAGAAGAGAACAACAGTAAAACAAGCAGAGAAAAACTCACAATTTACCTGCATACTAAAATGCTCATAACAACACTGAGATCCAAGTGATATTTTTAATCTGGCCAGAGCTAAAACCAAATCAATATTCAGTGAGGACACATCatgcttccatccatccatccagagtGACTCATGCAGCAAGCAGCGTCCTTTTTAAGCATCCTGTTCGTAGTGCGTGGCTTAAATCCAACAGTTAATAGGCGCTGTGCTGCTGGGAAGAATGTTTTACAGCAGTCATAATTTCAGAAACACTTTCCACGTCCAATAGAAGTGTTTTGTCCTCTGAAGACAAACTGTGTCCTTATTACAGTCACATCAGTTAAAGTACGATGTTTTCCTCGAATCACAACATTTTAAGCTGTCTAAAAGTGCAAATCTACAAGAAGAGTGGTGTGCAAGTTTTTTCATTGCAATCATTCTCTGTGATATCACAGGTTGTATATAACCCCTCCTTTAATACGCGCGTGCCCTGTGTTTCTCAACACCCTTTTCCATTATAGGAGCAATAATCCCTGAACTCATCACTACTGCAGGTACATTGTATATGGTGAATATCTTTTTTAGCATATAGCTCAGAGCACAGCAGATGAGTAGAAAAGCCTCAGGTTTGAAGTTATAAATAACCCCATCATGGCTACAAGTTGTTTATTGTCTTCAGGCAATGTCAGTGCTGTGGGAATTTCATCATATTTGTCTCAGCTTCATCTAAACAGCACTTTGAACTGAACTGACGCCTCACCCGGCAAATCATCCCTTCCTCGCTGCAGCAGAAGGGCAACCCTCAATGGCTTGTAATGTCAGAAAGgatatcatacacacacacactcacacacacacacacacacacacatacacacctctaGCATAGCTATTGGGATAACTTTATGGGAACACTGTACTTGTGATGTCACGTTTCATAAACTCCCCCCATCCCCCCcacccttcattttttttctcctcttcagcTTGACTGCTTTTAACCCctaagcagcagcacacatctgGCTGTTataccaaaaacaaaaatgtaggCGTGTACTTCCTGCAAATCAAGATAACAAGATAATGTTCTTTCTTCTAAATGCACCATTGTGAATCGGATGCATGCTGTGGATTCTACAGACAAAGGTGAGGAAATCTTGGCAGCAATGTCAAGGTTTGCTTAAAGAAGTGTTAAAGATTTGACCTCACTGCACACAATCCTGACATTGTCATGTTCTGTGAGTGCAATTATCCTGTGATAACTGAATGCAGAGGTTGTCCCCAGATAACACTCCTCTatacagagaagagaagagatgaGGTGAAGGGAGGTCAGGAATGATGAGAAACAAAAGGATGAACACACAAGGCTTTTTCACTATGAACTACATTACATGTTCAAATGAAGCTGAAGACCTTGAGATTCATAAACCCACTAATATTACCAAAGGATGATGTTGTTGTAGTAATAAGATGCCTCTACTGTTATCTATGCTTTGGTCTTCATTAGAGCTATAGATGCTAAATGCTGCAATCAACCACCTTTATTCTtatttacattacatacattgtGCCTCTCCAATAATAAACAGGTGAGAGGTCAGTGCTATGCTCAGAGGCACCTGTGCATTACACAATGTTTTCCAACTATGTTTAGCCATAGTAAACAAAATAATGAGTAAGCAGTGGCCTGCAGTGAAGAGAGTTAGCATACAAAGTGGAGCCATGCGGCACTGAGGGCGTCACAAACCAACATTAAAGTTACTTTGAACTCCTGTAACTTTAATTTTCATTGACATGGAGAGATGTAGCTGTAAGCTAGATGATGTACATTACAATTAAGATCAGTGAACCGCATCCACCATAAAATAATcctgtttttctctctatgtccctctgtctgtctgctagCCTGGCTGGGAGCGCTCATTTCTCCCACTCAGGGTCAGGGACAGTGAAGGGTCATGGACCTCCAGCAACATTGTACAGACAATGAAGCCCAGTGCTCTCACAAAAAGGAAAATTATATCACATTTGTTTATGTGATACAAATTATGGAAAAACTGCACATCTTAGCAGAAACACCTCTGTGCTGCAAATTTACAAAAGCGCTGAGTGCTTATATCACTTTTTTTATCCTACAGTCATATCAGTACATATGTCTGGCTTtgaatatgagtgtgtgtgtgtgtgtgtgttttatgagaaAAGCCTctcagtgagaaaaaaaaaaggctgactGAACACGTTTAGTCTTTTCACTCTCAGCCTGACTTATATTCACAGAGATTCAGTGTTTAGATTTGATCAGATTAACCAAGTGGAAACaacacatgacaaaaataattCATGCACATTTGGCTGTAGATACCCATGGACAGTGTTACTTAATACCCGGACTTCAGCCCTCATCTGAAATGACAGCTTTATGACAAAAAACTGGGTCTTCATTCTTTTTGCTAGAGAAAATCACCaccagaaagacacacacagtacaacaaTAACAATGTGAGACCATGCTGAAGTATTTCAAGGGTTTATTAAAATACTTGATTGATTTAAAATCATCTATGCACAGCACACGCTTTTACCCAAATAACAgttctctttctgccttttcattTTGGGTTCTATTTCTTTCTTCTTAAATGACAAGCGTTGTaattacagtcatgttgtgtCTCCATCGGTGCTTTCACAGAGGAGCTCTGACAGCTGAGACGGACTTTGACACTCCCTCGGCACTAATGCTTCACAGCCTATCATTAAAACAGACTCCAGGGTGGGAACAAAATGGGCCGAAGCGGGCTTCATGTAACCGATGACACTATGATTTGGATATTTGGCTGGTAGTGATATTTCCATTATAAACCAATATTTATCAGCAGGACACGCATTTCATAGCACTGTGAAGTTCAGTGCCTTGCTCAATATGGCTGATGATTTAACAGCAATCATATTTGAAGTTAACACTAAGGGTCAGGACTACTAGCCTCAGTATTATGTCCTACTATGTATTATTACtatgcattttgtgtttttggcgTTATGCAGCCAGAAACGTGCAAATAGTGTTGCTGTTTAAACTGGGACCAATGTGCCACTTTATTAGGAATAAACACCAGGAAAACCAAATATTAATCAATCCAGTGCTTTTATTCTTGcaagaaggagcagtcacatacacagacagaggtcTATGAAGGAATGCTTAAAGTCTCCTCTGAGCAGCTCTTTTCTTATAGGCTACTCTTCATGTCTGACAGACACTTTGTTCTCTGACACTCACTCACAAGCCATAATAGAGCCATACATAATGGTAACAGAATGGCACAGGCACAGTTAGTCTTTCCTTTAGGATAAGGTCAAAAGGTCATGTATCATATATGAGGACATTATACTTGAGCACATAAGGGAGTACGCTGCATAATTCCCAGACAAAGGCCTTcatggagaacacacacaggactcaATAGAGCACATGTATAGGAGTTTAGAATTCTTCCAGACATCCCTCCTGTTTATACCAAGTATAATATTATGCACTGTgtttaaaaaggtttttttttatcacaaacTCAGTATAACAAACACAGTATATAGCTATACAAACATTCAGTAGCTTTTTctgaaatgctgctgctgttctgctgaTGAGGATGGGCTGACATGTCCACATCAATCATGTTACATTACATAATTTAAATCAGTCACATTGACGAGGACAGACTTGCACACGTTTAAAATGATTGATGGAGATTTGAATTTGAGTGCTGATGTTtccttttacattttaaagctgCCCAATATGACACGTCTTCTCTGGGAGATCAGGTGTATTTTGATGGATCTAAGCTCCCTCTGCATCCCCTGTAATTCGAACTCTGCCTCTTCATCTGTCCTAAACCAGGATACGCCTCAGCACTGGATTCAACGTCTTTCTGAATTAAACCTGCTGCTTTGCATAAAGCAGTTCTAATTCCACTCTCAGAGGCACTGAACTGTAGCTTTGGTGTCAAGGAAACAGTCTGTGTCGACTTTACTCAACATTTTATATGAGGCTTATTGTCCACCTAAAGACATAATGCAGAAAGAAAATCTGAGAGCAGCTTTAATCcagtaaaaaaacagtttcACTGCTTAGTCTATAAAGGGGCAGGTTTGGCCATAAGAAATTTTACTTTACTATATTCATGTATGCCTCATCTGTTTATTTTAGGAAGAACAACCAACACAATATAAGACACACTGTCCATGCAGTTTCATTGTTGTATTAGGGAGACAGATCTGGATGTTCTTGACTATCTCAGGGTAAATGATGTCATGATGCTGAAACAGTGCCCAGGAGCTCATTCACTTAAgtgaacaaatacacacacgcacacacagagacagacacgcacagataTGCAACATCACTGTTACTCATTTAGTGTCTGAGCTACAGGagagaacagcaaacagcatACTGTGGGGAAGCAGCCATCACGCCATCTGCTAAAGCTCTATAGAGGCCATAACATATCTAAAACTAACATTAAGGTGATAAAccctccacacccacacaca
This Parambassis ranga chromosome 15, fParRan2.1, whole genome shotgun sequence DNA region includes the following protein-coding sequences:
- the LOC114447451 gene encoding G-protein coupled receptor 4-like, which encodes MGKDYNSSITCFNENFTYACCDSENFTYDCCSYGNYSSYYCNNGDFIYDCCNGWVFVFDCNFEQADFATFVLTCIIICIGLPLTLVSIYSVYFTVRKDNIAPIYVINLFISDLIQLCSMIVWVAEPKDWKIYEIFFYIYYLGVMASVGFMVCVALERYLVIAWPLWYHNRKTIKSSLVVCIVVWSLPVIYLVLPLCFWVSYAVADTMFAAFLLIPFPLFIFFLVGTLRALSSARSVPSDEKRRIVAILVVALLIYTLLFLPSIIWSLAEEASYNCVFSHLTFILLQLSPLADLIMYVFIRKGAIDKLLTSLCCSKVNSDEITRTTA